The proteins below are encoded in one region of Halorhodospira halochloris:
- a CDS encoding MraY family glycosyltransferase, producing the protein MIQIAGQVLLTFVMTATLLMVLRRPAVQAGLVDKPTSRKRHGRPVPLIGGICIILGFFTGILPAELGLRDYQALFTGMTLLLIVGVVDDLIDVRPGYKFGFQTIAAFLLSVWGGLLVTDLGYLFGYQWYIELGLLALPFTLLCVVGLTNAINMFDGLDGLASGTTAVALGWLTLAGFLGEADKWPLLSGLLLTAVLAFLVFNARNPWRRRAASFLGDSGSMVLGFALAWFCIEAATGSEAVLPPIAIGWILALPVMDALILMGRRILRGQTPFRADREHLHHTLSRAGFTHGQSVFILVLSSFILGGTGSLAALAGAPEWLLTVGLIPIALCHIAFHARAWRVAAFIRRKRYSKT; encoded by the coding sequence TTGATTCAAATCGCCGGTCAGGTCCTTCTGACATTTGTCATGACTGCAACCCTATTGATGGTCCTGCGGCGTCCGGCCGTGCAAGCCGGGCTTGTAGATAAACCTACATCACGCAAGCGCCATGGCCGCCCAGTGCCTCTGATCGGGGGCATCTGTATAATCCTGGGCTTTTTCACTGGGATATTGCCCGCTGAACTAGGTTTGCGCGATTATCAAGCCTTATTCACAGGTATGACTCTCCTGTTGATAGTAGGAGTAGTGGACGATCTAATCGACGTAAGGCCAGGATATAAGTTTGGTTTTCAAACTATAGCTGCTTTCTTGCTTAGCGTTTGGGGCGGCTTATTGGTGACCGACCTCGGATATCTGTTTGGCTATCAATGGTATATTGAGCTTGGACTACTAGCCCTGCCATTTACTTTGCTATGCGTTGTCGGACTAACCAACGCTATCAATATGTTTGACGGCCTCGATGGCCTCGCCTCAGGAACCACAGCGGTCGCCCTAGGCTGGCTGACCCTTGCAGGCTTTTTAGGCGAGGCTGATAAATGGCCGCTATTATCCGGGCTACTGCTTACCGCCGTACTCGCCTTCTTGGTCTTTAATGCCCGCAACCCATGGCGCCGACGAGCCGCCTCTTTCCTTGGTGATTCGGGCAGCATGGTGTTAGGTTTTGCCTTAGCTTGGTTCTGCATTGAGGCAGCTACCGGTAGCGAGGCAGTCCTCCCACCCATAGCCATCGGCTGGATTCTAGCCTTACCGGTAATGGATGCACTTATCCTTATGGGCAGGCGGATATTGCGCGGCCAGACCCCCTTCAGGGCCGACAGGGAGCATCTCCATCACACCCTATCTAGAGCAGGTTTTACGCATGGGCAAAGTGTATTCATACTCGTACTCTCTTCCTTTATCCTGGGCGGCACTGGGAGTTTAGCTGCATTAGCCGGAGCCCCAGAGTGGCTTCTCACCGTTGGTCTAATTCCGATAGCACTATGCCACATTGCATTTCACGCCCGGGCCTGGCGGGTGGCGGCATTTATCCGGCGCAAACGCTACTCCAAAACGTAG